The following DNA comes from Nicotiana sylvestris chromosome 10, ASM39365v2, whole genome shotgun sequence.
TTGTGTATTGCAGCATGCAATTTGATCAATAACAGCATGAAACAATTTGTTATTAGCTCAGAAACTGATGAAATCAGAGAAGTGGAAGATAGAGTGAGCAGCATTTCTTGATTATCTtgtttgtcagtttgaaaatccACAACTATTTAACAATTACTGTTTTTTTCCCACAAGGGTGACCAAGTGGAGCTTGCTCGTTTTATGAAAGACACAGTCAAGAATGAGCTCCGGAAATGTAATGACGAAGCGCAAGAGTTTCTCCATTCGGCATCTGGACCAAAGTTAGCGCTAGTAATTGATGGGAAGTGCTTAATGTATGCCTTAGACCCCAGTCTTCGTGTAATGTTGTTGAATTTGAGCTTGAATTGCAGTGCAGTGGTTTGCTGCCGTGTTTCTCCTTTACAGAAAGCTCAGGTGAGGTCCTTAAGCCACCTTGGAAACTGTCAAGCTGACTTTTGGTTTCTTCACGCTGAAACGTGCTTTTTTAACTAAAAGCATGGATGAAGTCACCAATTTTCATCCATCCCTTAGTTTCTGTCAGTCACATCTGCCTGGCagcttaaattccatgaatttATACGCATATGATAGGTTTCATTAAATCTTTTCCCTATCTCTCTttataactttgtaataaactcgGCATATTTGTATGCCTGGGAATGCTCTTTTGGGGTTCACATTTCATTATCAACCGGTTTAGTTTCTTCTGGAGTCACCGTTACAGTTTAGAGTTTTGGTGATATTCTTGAAGTTACAAATAAAAAATGCTGTAATGTTAGGATGAGCTTTTTGATTGTCAAACTTGTAGGCTAGAGATATTTAGCGACTTTCCCATTGCTTTCAGGTAACCAGCTTGGTTAGGAAGGGGGCACAGAGAATTACTCTTAGTATTGGTGATGGTGCTAATGATGTGAGTATGATTCAAGCTGCTCATGTTGGTGTTGGAATAAGCGGACAGGAGGGAATGCAGGCAGTCATGTCTAGTGATTTTGCAATAGCTCAGTTCCGCTTTCTCACTGATTTATTGCTTGTCCATGGGCGCTGGTCATATCTTAGAATATGCAAGGTTTACCTTCATCTGGTCTTCTTTGTGCAAACTTGTATGGTCTGTTCGGGAAGTTATGTGATCTGGAATTTTTCTATGCAGGTGGTGACATATTTCTTTTACAAGAATCTGATGTTTACACTGACTCAGTTTTGGTTTACCTTCCGCACTGGATTCTCTGGTCAGAGGTTCTATGATGATTGGTTTCAGTCTCTCTACAATGTGATCTTTACAGCGCTTCCTGTTATTATTCTTGGGCTTTTTGAGAAGGtatattatatttttaatatagttttTTCGCAGCTTTTACAATGTATGACAGTGATGATTATTCTAACTACTGTTGTTTCTTGTTGTTTATACACTTATTGTGCATTTAGGATGTCAGTGCATCTCTCTCCAAGAAATATCCCGAGTTATACAGGGAAGGAATTAGGAATACATTCTTCAAGTGGAGAGTTGTGGCTACCTGGGCTTTTTTTGCAGTATATCAATCGTTAGTCCTGTATAATTTCGTAATTTCTTCGAGTACAAAGGGCATGAATTCATCTGGCAGGATGTTTGGTCTATGGGATGTCAGTACAATGGCCTACACTTGTGTTGTTGTAACTGTCAATTTGCGTCTCCTTATGATGTGCAACACAATTACAAGATGGCATCACATTAGTGTTGGAGGGAGCATATTATTATGGTTCATTTTCGTCTTTATCTACTCGGGTATCCACTTGCATAAAGAACAGGTGAGTTTCCGTACATGTTTATTGTGTTCCTAATGTCATTTCACTTTCTAACGTTGTTTGTTCTTGTTCACCACAGGAGGGTATCCATTTAGTCATCTTTGTCCTGATGGGCACATTTTATTTCTACCTCACACTGCTGCTTGTACCAGTTGCTGCACTTTTTGTCGACTTCCTATATCAGGGGTAAGTTTCTGCAGTAAATTTTCTTAAACTACTTGAATTAATATTATGTATTACATTTCAGTATACATTATTCTAGGATCTTTTATTTGAACATTCTTTCCAATTCTACCTCTCAAGGACATATCATTGTGTCCTTGAGATTTTCTCTCAAGCTAAACAAAATTGTGTGAATGAAAATGTAAATTTACAAAGTAATTTCACATCTTTGCTGAGATTTTCTCTCTAGTAATTTCACATCTCTAATTTCTTGTATGACTACTGGAAGTAGTTCACTTTTAACACTACTAGTTGCTTCCTTTCAGGGCTCAAAGATGGTTTTTCCCATATGATTATCAGATTGTTCAGGAAATTCACAAGCACGAGATTGACAATAGCAGGGTTGGGTTATTGGAGATTCGTAATGAACTTTCTCCAGATGAAGCAAGGGGATATGCCCTAATGCAACTGCCTGGACAGAAATCAAAGCATACTGGTTTCGCCTTTGATTCACCCGGTTATGAGTCATTTTTTGCATCTCAGGCTGGCGTCTTGGCACCTCAGAAGGCGTGGGATGTGGCTCGGAGAGCAAGCATGAAAACACGGCCAAAGGCACCTAGAAAGAGCTGAGTTCCAGAATTTTTGTACAAAATTTTCTTCTTTGACTCGGCGCTTCACCTTTCACCTAGACAACATTAGCAGATACGTAGAATTAGCTGTGTATTTATTCTTTCACACACATTCTTCGTACCTCTCATTGTTAGTTCTAAAGTTGTAGTCGCTAGTCGGGTAGGTAAGATTGTAGCAAAATCAGCTGAGAAGAAAATGATAGAGAATGTACATTATTTGAAGTAACCATCCTGAACACACTTGGCAAGTCCAGCTTGTATCTATGTATCGATAGTTGTgatatattttattttcttttgcaaTATTATCATATATTATTTATGAATGTGATAGAGGGGAATGGGTGCCGATTATATAGATGGCCGATTTTGACCAATCTGGAATTAATGTATAGTTGATTGATTGATAATTATAATAGATTAATTGTCGGAGTAATACAACTTAGTCATATTAGATTACTAGAACAACCATGGTGATATGTTTTTAACATAAACTTGCAGCACCAAATATGGCTGTTAAATATTCAGTTGTTTCAAACATTGGAAAACTGGAAAACAATTTCCAGAAAATATGTTCCtacataccaaacacaccctacaTTCCTAAAACACAGGTAAGAGAGCTCCTCCCTAACATGTAGTTGTGCACGTTTGTCAAAAGAACATCGCAAGTAGCTTATTTGAAATAAGCATCACCTTCTAAAACAGGAAACTTGGTTCCCGTATGACCCGAGAATGTGAAATGTTGCTGTTTCTTATTCCAATATGACTCGAGATCTGTCTGTTAATACAATCTGTGCTTTCCCGGTTTAAAAAGAAATTTGGACCAGTATGTTGATTTTACAGTATCCCACCATAGCTTATAATGTAAACACCCAAATAAAGCAACAGGAACACCAGAAATAGCAGCAATGAGCTTTGGCTGCCAAGCCATATGATTATTATAGACCAAGAAGAAAGTTGCTGCAAAAGCCACGAGCATGCCAACTATCGAGGCAAAGAGTGTCGTGAGTCCAAGGAGTAATTTCTTCGGCAATGACACAAGAAAGTCGTCTTCATTGTAGCGAGAAGTAAGAATGGACAAGAACATAATTATGGAAACAATTGAGCAGAACATTGCCACTGCATCTGATATGACAAAAACCGTAAATCCTTTCAATTTTAGCATTATGGGGGTACCTTCATTGTCATTATTACCGCCTGGCACAGTGAAGGCTGCAGCAAACATCACTGTGGCAATCAAAGTTGCAACAATCATACAATAATTTGCAGTGTCTCTCATCCACCTTTCACCTTCTTTCAACAACAGCTTGTGTTCTTCTGAGAATAATTGCCTTGGGGTTTTTTCATCATTGTTTTTCATCCTGAGAAATGAAGGTGGTACAATTTTCTCCACCTCCTACCAAATAATTACTGCATGAGATGATAACTAGCAATAGAAAAGGTTACAGACtcttctttaaaataaaaatttaacaacAAAAGCTGTAAACATACGTGTTTACAACGAAAAATAAAATGGCTGAGATAGAAATGCATGAGAGAAGTAGTTTCTGACTGCCAATTTTGCTCGTAGTCATCTCTTACCTTAAACCACAATATCTCTCTTTGCAGTCGAAGAGCTGCTCCAGATACCCGGAGAAATGACGGTGGCATAATCTTCTCTTCCTCCTGTACAAATCAGTCATAATTTAAAGGAAGATGACCAAATTATGGCACTCTTACATTAAGACATAGTTCATGTATCATCGTAAATTGGATTGATAGGATAGGAAATATAATATGCAtacaagagagaaagaaaaatgacgAAAGTTATGACAAGTGTGTATGGTCTTCAAAAACTATTTTCTGGTATTTGTTGGGGAGCACAAAATATTTTTACTGAAAAGCATTTACTAGAGTGGATAAGAGTGTCAACAAATTGGATAGTATTTTGCATTGAAAATTACTGATGAAACTTTTGAGTGTTAAAGAAGGATAACAATATCTATGTGTTGGTTGAAGCAAGCTAGTATTATCTGGAGTAGGAGATGGGATAGTCATAAATGAAAAAGGCTTCCGTTCACAAGTGAGAGAAgtcatttccccctttttgatggaAAATATATATACTACTTTCGAACTCCAGAAAATGACTCTAAAAGAAAATCCAGAACAAATGACTTCTGTAAATCAGAACACTGAAAATAAAAGGGCAGCCCGGAgcactaagctctcgctatgcGCGGGGGCCGGGAAAGGGCgtgaccacaagggtctattatgcgcaaccttaccctgcatttctgcaagaggctgtttccacggcttgaatcCATGACCTCCTGGTCACGTGACAACAATTTTAGCAAGCTACACCAATAGGACAGAGTTTATCACCTTAAAGCACACTGTCTCTGCTAACTTTTTAATGGCTTCGATCTCTCTAATCAGTTTTTGTAGTGCTTTCCTCATTATAATATTGCAAGGGCTTGGCTGGCCAATTTTTTGATCAATCTCAGTAATTAATTGTTGAAGAGCTTCTTCATATTCAATATTGGCAGGTGTTTGCTCAGCCAGTCTCTGTTGAAGGATCTCTTCCAAAAGCTGCTTAATAGATTCCAAGATTATATCATTACAAGGCATTGGCTGCCCAAGTTTCTGTTTGAGCTCTTCTATCTCTCCAAATTGTTGCCTGATTTTCTGTTTGAGAGGGATAGGCTGCCCTAACTTACCAGCCAAATGGAGAATGTTATTGCCATCAACATCAACACCAAGAGTTATCAAGTCTTTAACTGCTCCTATTTGGTGTATAAGACTATAGACTTTTTCTTGTCGATGTAAAGCAGCAACATGAAAAATGGTGTGCTTTCTTCTGTCGACTTTCCATATCAGATCAGGATGATCACGAATTAGCACAGCTAAAAACTCTACATTTCCTGCTTTTGCAGCAGAATTCAATATTTGGGTCTTTGAGATTAACCGCGCGAGCTCAGCCTCTGGCAATTGTAGACACTCTGCCCAGAGCTCCTCAAGTAGCACACCAGCTTGCTTCTTCAGCAATGATTTACCCCGAATAACCCAAACCCTTTCGAACCCTAAAATTCCAGCAATGTATATTACAAACTACTACTAATAAAGAGCTCCATCTTGAAACAAAAGTCAAAACAAAGCAAGAAGAAATAAGCAATACTTCTAGCAAAAAATGCAGAATTTGAATTTGTGATACAATGTTTGTACACAcctatgttgcgcggactctctAAAATAatgccgcacccgtgtcggatcctccaaaaatacaaAGGATCCGACACGCACCCGGCAACATTTctggagagtccgagcaacataggtaCAAACAAGACTGCAAATTGAAACAAAAAAGGTCTTAGTAGATCTTACGTGTAATAAATGGCATCCTGGAAATCATACTAATAAATATTCGCCGCACTGGAGAACAAACTCGCATACTTCCGGCATTTAGCATATGAACGAACCTTTTCCACTTCCCATCCGGATCTCGCCAACTGATTGTTAAAGCCTTCTTACTTAACGCATGTAAGAGTGATCGGTTTCCTTCTACTATAGTAGTGGCCAAAGCTGTGTCTTTCTTGAAAATATCTAACGCCACATCTGCATGTAAAAACCAACAtcatacccagtataatcccacatagTGGGATCTGCATGTAAAAACCAAGATAATAAATTAATTCTACAGTAGATATACACCTCAAAAGCACTCAAAGCTTGTTAAAAGTTTAGCCCCCTAACTGATTAATAACTAAATATAATGGTCCTATTTTTCGGGCAAGCTGATACAGTGACAGTAGAAGCTGGAAAGCTGCAACATTTTAGAAGTTCTCCCTAAAACTTGAGTTTAAGAATcatgcaaaaaagaaaaaaaattcacatTAACACAAAATAACACTTGATTGTTTCATTgtgaaaatatttataaatatatatgTCGTATCACATAAAAGGAATGTAAATACCACAAAAGCCATAATCAAAGAAAATCAAGAATGCATAGTGAATTCCTTATTTTAGGGTGGAGGGTTTTGAGGCGGTAAAGGAGGGAGAGAGCATGCTTTCTGTGTGCATATGTATGTATCTGTCATTGGAAGAGATCTCTCATATTCATACCATACAACTCATGCTGGATCGTGGCTTCGAGAAGTTCAAAGCGTTCTAAGTTGTCTAGTGCGGCAAGATCTGTGACCTTGTAAAGATATACTACCATATCTTTGTGTCCAAGCAAAGCAGCCATTGTGATTGCACTTCCATGTTTACTGATGATGTTGGGTAGCTTCTTATTCTTATCCCGCATTATACTAGCAATTTTAACAACCCCTGACGCAGCTGCAAAACAAAACGCATTAGTTCCCCCGTTATTTGGCAGTTCCAAGTCACTTTCCTCCATTTTATTCACTAGCTCCAGTATAAATCGTGTGCTTCTTGCCACAGCTGCAATGTGAAGAACTCTTTCACCACGTTCCGTCATCTTAGCTCTAGCTAAACTCAAATCCTTTTCCAGAATAGGTTCAGCAGCTCCCCAATCATCTCGCAAAGCAGCTTGATAAAGAATTTGTTGCGGTGTCCGACACTTTGTTTTCCTGCCACCTGCAAAATTAAAAGCGCGCAGTGAGTAATGCTTGGCTGCTTGAACCgagagtctatcggaaacaatctctctaccccatctgggtaggggtaaggtctgctacacactaccctcccagacCCTACTTGTGAGATGTTACTGGGTCGTGTTGTTATTGTTGCTGCAATGAGTAATACTTGAACAACGCTTATTTGTAGATGGATATCCTGACGTACGTGTTAGCTTGTTTGTCTTTATTTTTGATTTAAGTGAATACAAAAATTCAATGAGTATCTGGATTGCTGGACTGGTACTATAACTAGTAGTATTACATTTACAATCTATTTTGGATGGTTAACTGAATAGCAACTAAAATCACTCTCTTTACGGACAGCTCCCCCTTTAATTTCTATTCAACTTTATTGTGCTCCCTCTGTACCATTTTATATGGTAACATTTCCTTTTTAATTCGTTTCAAAAAGAATGACAACTTtctaactttgaaaataatttaacttaaaaCTTCCtactttacccttaatgagatgatTTGTGGCTACATAAATCCTATGACTTGTTTTagaccacaagttttaaaaatcttactttctttcttaaactctaTGAATATTCAAGCACTGCCACATAAAGTGGACCAAAGAGATTAGTAGTTATTTCAAGAATGATCTATACAAGAAAGTTCTGTATAGTTAAACACTAAGTAGCTCCGACATGGCAATTTAGGTGTCGCACCCGTGTCGACACAACACTAATATGGGTGTGGGTATGGGATCCGTACCggatttggtcaaacaattttggTACTTTGACCACGACAGACGGAAAAATTCGAGACGAGATACAATTTGATTCCCGAAATCAGAATCAAAACTagggtaaatttgaagaaaatagcaTACCTTATCTAAGAGATCAATCctttacttatctacaacttgatACTTAAAAAGAAATCTACACTTGACAAGCTATACGTAAGTATTCCACAAAATTTCTCATAGGTTAAACATTCTCCCAATCCTTGTTCATCTCAGCATTAATTGGTTTCGAACAGGGGTAGGTGGttcgtaattttttttttgtctagCATTTTAAAGCAATGAGAAGCTTTGGGgtgcctttttttttttggtttttttattggttgttgttgttgtttgttttgggGTGTTCATTCAATACTAAGTGCAGGCAATGGATATCTAGTAAAGCTATACAGGAGAGATCCCAAAATGTTAAATTCCCGCATTCTTCAAAGCTTTTAGTCAGCAAAGAAATCTTAAAAACACCTTCCAAAATTCTAATCAATGGAAATATCTGATGGTTAATTCCATTAGCCCGAATCTTGGACTCCTAAATATATGGTAATGATTCATCAAGCTAAGTATCCTCTAATTACCTATATATGTTGATTTGGTAAAACCCAACGCCCTTATCTGTAAGCAAGAAAATAATACTACTGTAACTGTGAACTTACTATTAGAAAGTAGTGCATCCTGCAGACGGGCAGGAGATTGATTTTCGATATCAGATCGTGACCCTCCTTCATCTTGTTCTTCAATTTCATCAAAGTATGATTTAGCTGAGCAATAACGGCTGACTGCGGATGATCTCCGCGTTATAGATATATCAGGACTGTAATCTACAAAACTtacaaaataattaattatagaGGAATATAATTTATGACCAGCCAGATGTCACAATCAATCCTCCTTCTAAGAAATCAGATGGTGACAACTGATATAAATTTATTTGCTTGAGAACTTGTTTGGATGGTCCAAACAGAAATTGTATTGTAGTGTTTTTGAATGGATCGTATCGTTTTCCATTTGTTTCATAATGTAACGGATCAACAATAAGAAAAAATAAGCTTGTAACATTGCTAAAAAAAAGAATACAGAGTAAAATTATTATACAAAATACAAGGTAAATGACAAAATATAGTTATGTAATACATGAGgaaggaaaaaataaaagaaaaaaagcaagGTAGATAGACATTTTTCGTCGTAACGATGAATTTAACAATacgatataataaaatttaagtaaaaaACTAGTTGGATGGTTATTACCTATTATACTGTATCGTactgttactttaaatacaatatttgttttgattgttactcaAAAACAATATCAAAAGTCATTTTCCAAAAAACTCTAAGAAAGGAAATCAAGTATCTAATAGGACCTCTATATCCGTGTCCAGGTGCTCACTTGAACATGCCTTAGTTCGAGTGTACAAATGAAATATGCTGGCAAATTTACGCGGCTGTCGATGTATTCTCAGAGGCGAAAGTTATGTTGGTCCAAGGATGATCAACTGATTATTCTTCGtcaaaaaattatattatgtataaggtaaaatattatttattattgAT
Coding sequences within:
- the LOC104227921 gene encoding ankyrin repeat-containing protein At2g01680-like, whose translation is MNYSPDISITRRSSAVSRYCSAKSYFDEIEEQDEGGSRSDIENQSPARLQDALLSNSGRKTKCRTPQQILYQAALRDDWGAAEPILEKDLSLARAKMTERGERVLHIAAVARSTRFILELVNKMEESDLELPNNGGTNAFCFAAASGVVKIASIMRDKNKKLPNIISKHGSAITMAALLGHKDMVVYLYKVTDLAALDNLERFELLEATIQHELYDVALDIFKKDTALATTIVEGNRSLLHALSKKALTISWRDPDGKWKRFVHMLNAGSMRVCSPVRRIFISMISRMPFITRFERVWVIRGKSLLKKQAGVLLEELWAECLQLPEAELARLISKTQILNSAAKAGNVEFLAVLIRDHPDLIWKVDRRKHTIFHVAALHRQEKVYSLIHQIGAVKDLITLGVDVDGNNILHLAGKLGQPIPLKQKIRQQFGEIEELKQKLGQPMPCNDIILESIKQLLEEILQQRLAEQTPANIEYEEALQQLITEIDQKIGQPSPCNIIMRKALQKLIREIEAIKKLAETVCFKEEEKIMPPSFLRVSGAALRLQREILWFKEVEKIVPPSFLRMKNNDEKTPRQLFSEEHKLLLKEGERWMRDTANYCMIVATLIATVMFAAAFTVPGGNNDNEGTPIMLKLKGFTVFVISDAVAMFCSIVSIIMFLSILTSRYNEDDFLVSLPKKLLLGLTTLFASIVGMLVAFAATFFLVYNNHMAWQPKLIAAISGVPVALFGCLHYKLWWDTVKSTYWSKFLFKPGKHRLY